One part of the Aliivibrio fischeri ATCC 7744 = JCM 18803 = DSM 507 genome encodes these proteins:
- the cgtA gene encoding Obg family GTPase CgtA — MKFVDEATIKVDAGDGGNGVVSFWREKFVAKGGPDGGDGGDGGDVYLEADENLNTLIDYRFNRFYNAERGKNGSGGNCTGKRGEDITLKVPVGTRAIDIDTGEKVAELMTHGMKQMVAKGGWHGLGNTRFKSSVNRAPRQKTLGTKGEVRELRLELLLLADVGMLGLPNAGKSTFIRAVSAAKPKVADYPFTTLIPSLGVVRARGNKSFVVADIPGLIEGAADGAGLGVRFLKHLERCRVLLHVIDILPIDGSDPVQNALTIIDELEQYSEKVAGKPRWLLFNKTDLLLEEEADEKINEILEALAWEDRYFKIAAVSRTGTQELCDELADFMDTLPKEIQTEEEKAANKVDFMWDDYHKDAMSGKDVVTEDDWDDWDDEEDDGHVIYVRD; from the coding sequence ATGAAATTCGTTGATGAAGCGACAATTAAAGTAGATGCAGGCGACGGCGGTAACGGCGTTGTTAGTTTTTGGCGTGAAAAATTCGTAGCCAAAGGTGGTCCTGATGGTGGTGACGGCGGTGATGGCGGCGACGTTTATCTAGAAGCTGATGAAAACCTTAATACATTAATCGATTACCGTTTTAATCGTTTTTATAACGCTGAGCGTGGTAAAAATGGTAGTGGTGGTAACTGTACTGGTAAACGCGGCGAAGACATTACGCTTAAAGTACCAGTAGGTACACGTGCGATTGATATTGATACCGGTGAGAAAGTTGCAGAACTAATGACTCACGGTATGAAGCAAATGGTCGCAAAAGGCGGTTGGCACGGCTTGGGTAACACGCGTTTTAAATCATCTGTAAACCGTGCTCCACGTCAAAAGACATTAGGAACAAAAGGTGAAGTTCGTGAACTTCGTTTAGAGCTTCTTCTTCTTGCAGATGTTGGTATGCTTGGTCTACCAAATGCGGGTAAATCTACATTTATTCGTGCGGTATCTGCTGCAAAACCAAAAGTAGCGGATTACCCATTCACAACCTTAATTCCTAGCTTAGGTGTAGTACGTGCTCGTGGTAATAAGAGTTTCGTTGTAGCGGATATTCCAGGTCTAATTGAAGGTGCTGCTGATGGTGCTGGTCTTGGTGTTCGTTTCTTAAAACACCTTGAGCGTTGTCGTGTATTGCTTCATGTAATTGATATTCTTCCAATTGATGGCAGTGATCCGGTACAAAATGCCCTGACGATCATTGATGAGTTAGAGCAATATAGTGAGAAAGTTGCAGGTAAACCACGTTGGTTACTGTTCAACAAAACTGACCTTCTATTAGAAGAAGAAGCAGACGAGAAGATCAATGAGATCCTAGAAGCATTAGCTTGGGAAGACCGTTACTTTAAGATTGCAGCAGTAAGTCGTACTGGTACTCAAGAGTTATGTGATGAGTTAGCTGATTTCATGGATACACTACCAAAAGAAATCCAAACAGAAGAAGAAAAAGCAGCGAACAAAGTTGACTTCATGTGGGATGATTACCACAAAGATGCAATGTCTGGTAAAGACGTTGTTACTGAAGACGATTGGGATGATTGGGACGATGAAGAAGATGACGGTCACGTTATCTATGTTCGTGACTAA
- a CDS encoding threonine/serine exporter family protein, whose amino-acid sequence MDEKQREISRLVAKAGQMLLQHGAESSLVSDVSRRLGIAVGADDVEVSLSASSLVITTVINERCMTTTRRAPDRGINMRAVTEIQRICIMSEKGLLDRHDATVKLEKVSPERYNRWLVVVMIGLSCASFSRLAGGDWAVFLVTFIASALGMIVRQEIGHRNFNPLLNFGVTAFVTTLISSQAVIYHIGNTPFLAMASSVLMLVPGFPLINAVADMVKGYVNMGTARWTFATLLTLATSIGIVGAMNLVGAWGWLNG is encoded by the coding sequence ATGGATGAGAAGCAAAGAGAAATATCCCGCTTAGTAGCAAAAGCAGGACAAATGTTATTACAACATGGGGCTGAAAGCAGTTTAGTCTCTGATGTTAGCCGACGCTTAGGGATTGCTGTAGGGGCGGATGATGTTGAAGTATCTTTATCAGCGAGTTCATTAGTTATTACAACGGTGATTAATGAACGTTGTATGACAACGACCCGTAGGGCGCCTGATCGTGGAATCAATATGCGAGCCGTTACAGAGATCCAAAGGATCTGCATCATGTCAGAGAAAGGATTGCTTGATAGACACGATGCAACAGTAAAATTAGAAAAAGTGAGCCCAGAAAGATACAACCGTTGGTTAGTTGTGGTTATGATTGGTTTATCTTGTGCTAGTTTTAGTCGCCTAGCTGGTGGGGATTGGGCAGTCTTTCTCGTTACTTTTATTGCTTCTGCTTTAGGTATGATTGTTCGCCAAGAAATTGGGCACAGGAATTTTAATCCATTATTAAACTTCGGCGTTACTGCCTTCGTTACCACTCTTATTTCTTCTCAAGCCGTTATCTACCATATTGGTAATACTCCTTTTTTAGCAATGGCTTCTTCTGTTCTGATGTTGGTTCCCGGATTCCCATTAATTAATGCCGTTGCTGATATGGTTAAAGGCTATGTCAATATGGGAACGGCTCGCTGGACGTTTGCGACCTTACTTACCTTGGCAACCAGTATTGGTATTGTTGGTGCGATGAATTTGGTTGGAGCGTGGGGGTGGTTAAATGGATAG
- a CDS encoding threonine/serine exporter family protein produces the protein MDSLSLSSGLALFIALLNDMFFAMIPAVGFALVFNVPVKALKYCAIGGAIGHGSRFLLLHFGVPLEWATLCAATTVGMIGVHWSHRFLAHPKVFTVAALIPMVPGVFAFKAMIAVVEINHLGYSPELWAMMIDNLIKTLFTVAALAIGLAMPGLLFYRRKSIV, from the coding sequence ATGGATAGTTTGTCTTTAAGTAGTGGATTGGCGTTATTTATCGCATTATTAAATGATATGTTTTTTGCCATGATCCCTGCGGTTGGTTTTGCTTTGGTATTTAATGTGCCTGTTAAAGCATTAAAATATTGCGCGATCGGTGGTGCGATTGGGCATGGTAGTCGTTTTTTATTATTGCACTTTGGTGTGCCATTGGAGTGGGCGACGTTATGTGCTGCCACAACCGTCGGTATGATTGGTGTTCATTGGTCACACCGATTTTTAGCGCACCCAAAAGTATTTACAGTTGCAGCATTAATTCCAATGGTACCCGGTGTTTTTGCTTTTAAAGCCATGATTGCTGTTGTTGAAATTAATCACCTTGGGTATTCCCCTGAATTATGGGCAATGATGATTGATAATTTAATTAAGACCTTATTTACGGTTGCCGCATTGGCAATTGGCCTTGCTATGCCCGGGTTACTGTTTTACCGTAGAAAGTCGATTGTTTAA
- the folA gene encoding type 3 dihydrofolate reductase, with protein sequence MKISMIAAMAKNRIIGIDNQMPWHLPADFAWFKKCTMGKPIVMGRKTYESIGRPLPGRLNIVLSRDVNLQIDGVTCVTSIEEAKQAAGDIEELMIIGGGSIYQACLSDADKLYLTFIDADIKGDTQFPDWGEGWDQTHSETYSKDEKNQYDMEFVVLER encoded by the coding sequence GTGAAAATTAGCATGATAGCCGCAATGGCAAAGAATCGTATTATTGGTATTGATAATCAGATGCCATGGCATTTGCCCGCTGATTTCGCTTGGTTTAAAAAATGCACTATGGGTAAACCTATTGTCATGGGACGTAAGACTTATGAGTCGATTGGTCGTCCATTGCCGGGTCGATTGAATATCGTATTAAGCCGCGATGTCAACTTACAAATAGACGGAGTGACTTGCGTTACTTCTATTGAAGAGGCTAAACAAGCCGCTGGTGATATTGAAGAGCTGATGATTATTGGTGGTGGTTCAATTTATCAAGCGTGTCTTTCTGATGCGGATAAGCTGTATCTGACTTTTATTGACGCTGACATTAAGGGCGATACTCAATTCCCTGATTGGGGTGAGGGTTGGGATCAGACTCATTCTGAAACGTATTCGAAAGATGAAAAGAATCAGTATGATATGGAGTTTGTGGTTCTTGAAAGGTAA
- the apaH gene encoding bis(5'-nucleosyl)-tetraphosphatase (symmetrical) ApaH, giving the protein MATYFVGDIQGCLDELLLLLERVEFNREKDQLWLTGDLVARGPKSLETLRFVKSLGNAAITILGNHDLHLLAVSQGISRVKEKDKTAPIFTAPDSEELLTWLRHQPLLAVHSEYDIVMTHAGISPQWDMPTAIKCAREVESVLLSDRWVWLLENMYENHPDTWDVTLSGIERYRYIINAFTRMRFCHLDGRLDMECKLPPKDINSDELVPWFELENRLPLSHKVIFGHWAALMGHEGNNVIALDTGCVWGEYMTMYRIDDGKYFTQKAIEQ; this is encoded by the coding sequence ATGGCAACTTACTTTGTTGGTGATATTCAAGGCTGTTTAGATGAACTGCTTTTATTATTAGAACGCGTTGAGTTTAATCGAGAAAAAGATCAACTTTGGTTAACTGGAGATTTGGTTGCAAGAGGACCTAAATCATTAGAGACCTTACGCTTTGTAAAATCATTAGGTAACGCTGCCATCACGATTCTGGGTAACCACGATCTCCACCTACTTGCTGTATCTCAAGGCATTTCACGCGTTAAAGAAAAAGACAAAACCGCTCCTATTTTTACCGCACCAGACAGTGAAGAACTGCTTACTTGGTTGCGCCATCAACCATTGCTAGCTGTTCATTCTGAATATGACATCGTAATGACTCACGCAGGCATTTCGCCTCAATGGGATATGCCAACGGCAATAAAATGCGCTCGTGAAGTTGAATCCGTATTACTGTCTGATAGATGGGTTTGGTTACTCGAAAACATGTATGAAAACCACCCTGATACATGGGATGTAACATTATCAGGTATAGAGCGTTATCGTTATATCATTAATGCCTTTACTCGCATGCGTTTTTGTCACTTAGATGGACGCTTGGATATGGAATGCAAGCTACCTCCTAAAGATATTAATAGTGATGAGCTCGTGCCTTGGTTTGAATTAGAAAATCGTCTTCCCCTTTCTCACAAAGTGATTTTTGGTCATTGGGCGGCATTGATGGGTCATGAAGGAAATAACGTAATAGCGCTCGATACAGGCTGTGTATGGGGCGAATATATGACGATGTATCGTATTGATGATGGGAAATATTTTACGCAGAAGGCGATAGAGCAGTAA
- the rsmA gene encoding 16S rRNA (adenine(1518)-N(6)/adenine(1519)-N(6))-dimethyltransferase RsmA, with product MSTRNDVHLGHKARKRFGQNFLNDPYVIDGIVSAINPLPGQNLVEIGPGLGAITEPVGREVDKFTVIELDRDLAERLRNHPELGSKLTIHEGDAMRFDFTRLIKENNKLRIFGNLPYNISTPLMFHLFEFHKDVQDMHFMLQKEVVNRLAAGPGTKAYGRLTVMAQYFCKVMPVLEVPPTAFVPPPKVDSAVVRLVPYETLPYPATNLKWLDRVCREGFNQRRKTVRNCYKALLTKEQLEELGINPSMRPENLTLEQFVNMANWLDANHSAE from the coding sequence ATGAGTACAAGAAATGATGTCCATTTAGGCCATAAAGCAAGAAAACGCTTTGGTCAAAACTTCTTAAATGACCCTTATGTGATCGATGGAATCGTATCTGCAATCAACCCTCTACCAGGCCAAAACCTTGTAGAAATTGGTCCAGGTCTTGGTGCTATCACTGAGCCTGTTGGGCGTGAAGTAGATAAATTTACGGTTATTGAACTTGACCGTGACTTAGCTGAACGTTTACGTAACCACCCTGAATTGGGCAGTAAACTAACGATTCATGAAGGCGATGCAATGCGCTTTGACTTCACTCGGCTAATCAAAGAAAACAACAAACTGCGTATTTTTGGTAACTTACCATACAATATTTCTACGCCGTTAATGTTCCACCTTTTTGAATTCCATAAAGACGTACAAGACATGCACTTTATGCTACAAAAAGAAGTGGTTAATCGTCTAGCGGCTGGCCCAGGTACAAAAGCATATGGTCGTTTAACGGTTATGGCTCAATACTTCTGTAAGGTTATGCCAGTACTAGAAGTGCCACCAACAGCATTTGTTCCACCACCGAAGGTTGATTCTGCGGTTGTTCGTCTTGTTCCTTACGAGACTCTACCTTACCCAGCAACAAACTTAAAATGGCTAGACCGTGTATGTCGTGAAGGTTTTAACCAACGCCGTAAAACAGTTCGTAACTGTTATAAAGCATTGCTAACTAAAGAGCAGTTAGAAGAATTAGGTATCAATCCTTCTATGCGCCCTGAAAACCTAACATTAGAGCAGTTTGTTAATATGGCGAACTGGTTAGACGCAAATCATAGTGCAGAGTAA
- the pdxA gene encoding 4-hydroxythreonine-4-phosphate dehydrogenase PdxA produces MNNIKRIAITPGEPSGIGPDLVIAIAQQDWPHQLVICGSKQVLAERAAQLGIQIQIEDYNAQLAATSHKAGTLLVEDIELGSSVIAGELNEANGHYVLETLRRAAQGNMDGEFDAVVTGPVHKGVINRAGVAFSGHTEFFAEQSNTQQVVMMLATEGLRVALVTTHIPLAYVSKAITADRLKQVTRILHQDLITKFGIANPSIFVCGLNPHAGEDGCLGREEIDIIAPALDELREQEGMNLIGPLPADTLFQDKYLQEADAVLAMYHDQGLPVLKFKGFGKSVNITLGLPFIRTSVDHGTALELAGTGKADAGSFITALTHAIELVENK; encoded by the coding sequence ATGAATAACATTAAACGCATTGCAATCACTCCAGGTGAACCATCAGGTATTGGTCCAGATCTTGTTATTGCTATTGCTCAACAAGACTGGCCTCATCAACTTGTCATTTGTGGTAGCAAACAAGTTTTAGCAGAAAGAGCTGCGCAACTTGGTATTCAAATCCAAATTGAAGATTATAACGCTCAATTAGCAGCGACTAGTCATAAAGCGGGCACACTACTCGTAGAAGATATCGAGTTAGGCTCTAGCGTTATTGCCGGTGAACTAAATGAAGCAAATGGGCACTATGTTCTTGAAACATTGCGTCGTGCTGCACAAGGTAATATGGATGGTGAATTTGATGCCGTGGTCACAGGCCCTGTGCACAAAGGGGTAATCAACCGAGCAGGTGTCGCTTTTAGTGGCCATACTGAATTTTTTGCTGAACAATCAAATACACAACAAGTTGTGATGATGCTTGCTACTGAAGGGCTACGAGTTGCGTTAGTAACGACTCACATCCCACTAGCGTATGTATCAAAAGCAATTACAGCGGATCGCTTAAAGCAAGTTACCCGTATTTTGCACCAAGATTTAATAACAAAGTTTGGGATTGCTAACCCATCTATTTTTGTTTGCGGATTAAATCCTCACGCAGGCGAAGATGGCTGTCTTGGTCGCGAAGAAATTGATATCATAGCACCCGCATTAGATGAATTACGTGAGCAAGAAGGAATGAACTTAATCGGTCCATTACCTGCCGATACGTTATTTCAAGATAAATACTTACAAGAAGCAGACGCGGTACTGGCGATGTATCACGATCAAGGTCTTCCTGTGCTAAAATTTAAAGGCTTCGGTAAATCCGTAAACATTACATTAGGTTTACCATTTATCCGTACGTCCGTAGACCATGGTACTGCATTGGAATTAGCAGGTACTGGAAAAGCAGATGCAGGAAGCTTTATTACCGCACTTACCCATGCAATAGAACTGGTAGAAAATAAATGA
- the surA gene encoding peptidylprolyl isomerase SurA has translation MKNWKFPLISTLLLLLTINVHAAPVELDRVVAIVDEGVVLQSDIDTSLKTVKINAQEKGQPLPDEAVLREQVLEKLIVDTIQSQQAEKMGIRIDDTRLEAALNDIAKENNMTLAQLQQKTAAQGLPYANFREQIRKEIAASEARNAQVRRRINILPQEVESLAQLLAEETQATVQYKISHIQLRVEDGATQADKEALEKQAEDLTERLKQGADFATMAYTYSKGPKALQGGDWGWMRKEEMPTIFADQITGQGKNSIIGPFRSGVGFHILKIDDVKGLETVAVTEVNARHILIKTSVIMSDEGAQRLLNTIIDDIKSGKETFADMAQRYSQDPGSAANDGELGFQTPDLYVPEFKHQVETLPVGQISAPFKTVHGWHIAEVLERRQVDRTDAAMKNKAYRILLNRKFNEEAGAWLQEIRASAYVEILQDDDGEDDNE, from the coding sequence ATGAAAAACTGGAAATTCCCACTGATTAGCACACTTTTATTGCTGCTAACCATCAATGTGCATGCTGCTCCTGTTGAGCTTGATCGTGTTGTTGCGATCGTTGATGAGGGAGTTGTACTACAAAGCGACATTGATACCTCATTAAAAACAGTAAAAATTAACGCACAAGAAAAGGGGCAACCTCTTCCTGATGAAGCGGTCCTTCGTGAACAGGTACTAGAGAAACTCATTGTTGATACGATTCAAAGCCAGCAAGCTGAAAAAATGGGTATTCGTATTGATGATACTCGCCTTGAAGCTGCATTGAATGACATCGCAAAAGAAAACAACATGACACTGGCGCAGTTACAACAAAAAACCGCAGCTCAAGGTCTTCCTTATGCCAATTTCCGCGAACAAATTCGTAAAGAAATCGCAGCAAGTGAAGCTCGTAATGCTCAAGTACGTCGCCGTATTAATATTCTTCCTCAAGAAGTAGAGAGTCTTGCTCAGCTACTTGCAGAAGAAACTCAAGCAACAGTTCAATACAAAATCAGCCATATTCAGCTAAGAGTTGAAGATGGCGCAACTCAAGCAGATAAAGAAGCATTAGAGAAACAAGCTGAAGATCTTACAGAGCGATTAAAGCAAGGTGCTGATTTTGCGACAATGGCTTACACCTACTCGAAAGGTCCAAAAGCTTTACAAGGTGGTGATTGGGGTTGGATGCGTAAAGAAGAAATGCCAACTATCTTTGCAGACCAAATTACCGGCCAAGGTAAAAACAGTATTATTGGTCCATTCCGTTCAGGCGTTGGTTTCCATATATTAAAAATTGATGATGTAAAAGGCCTTGAAACGGTTGCTGTAACAGAAGTAAATGCGCGTCATATTCTAATCAAAACCTCAGTAATCATGAGTGATGAAGGTGCACAACGTCTATTAAATACGATCATCGATGATATTAAATCAGGCAAAGAAACCTTTGCAGATATGGCACAACGTTATAGCCAAGACCCAGGCTCTGCTGCAAATGATGGCGAACTAGGTTTCCAAACACCGGATTTATACGTACCAGAATTTAAACACCAAGTTGAAACACTACCTGTAGGCCAAATCAGTGCTCCATTTAAAACGGTTCACGGTTGGCATATTGCTGAAGTATTAGAGCGTCGCCAAGTTGATAGAACTGATGCTGCGATGAAAAACAAGGCATACCGAATTCTTCTTAACCGTAAATTTAATGAAGAAGCCGGAGCATGGCTGCAAGAAATCCGTGCGAGTGCTTATGTTGAAATCTTACAAGACGACGATGGTGAAGATGACAATGAATAA
- the lptD gene encoding LPS assembly protein LptD: protein MSFTSRSLLASFTGCLLYGTPAIADNGSEPVSPENGIVFPLQTDAVNSCEVPDKKSKEEEDQQPVLIQADSVEASNNSKAVYKGNVHIIKGRQEIKADSITLHQQENIAIAEGNVDYSSMEMRTTSDKVTTNLSTEDTTMVNTAYKMSCQPIRGQAGRVLKTGQEIYELEDASFTTCPADDNSWRFKASAIELDQSDEWATFYNARFEVLDVPIFYLPYVTVPVGDTRKTGVLIPSIGLDSKNGFELSVPIYWNIAPNYDATTTINYMERRGTQLEAEFRYLTELGKGTVDVEYLNEDAKFKDKGSRWGVSWDHSGIYQQHWKFDVEYSKVSDIDYFQDLNSNIGTRDEGQLQQSGEVSYRSQDWDMTMRVRDFQVLVDDSFPYRLMPQVEFNYYAPQFYKELDFTLHSHVSKFTTDDPSKPSATRVHMEPKLSLPLSSTWWSLTPEASLLYTYYSQEFDDKYAALSDLEEQTERTIPEVRINGAIYLDSTHKFLGEYLQTLEPKVQYLYVPEVDQSAIYGGRGEGGYDSSKLQLDYYGLFRDRQYSGVDYIAAANQFSIGATSRFYDDSYKERMNVSFGQILYLNGSGTINDTNDNKNSSAWAMESDFNYDDYLFYHGGIQYDSNVSELQVANSTLEYRFSKGYIQANYRYVSKNYIESNVSFEDDLSLITQHGIYQAGLLSEYNLGKNWALKGQYFHDTKEDQMIEALVGVTYLSDCWSFGLTYSDQLIAPSNDPALPIGSYEPKYESNLMLSIAIRGLGNNTGITSGSANNALDYGRPFYLNN from the coding sequence ATGTCTTTTACTTCTCGTAGCCTACTTGCCTCATTTACTGGATGCCTTCTTTACGGCACTCCTGCCATTGCTGATAATGGTAGTGAACCTGTATCTCCAGAAAATGGCATTGTTTTTCCTCTGCAAACTGATGCAGTTAACTCTTGTGAAGTCCCTGATAAAAAATCAAAAGAGGAAGAAGATCAACAACCTGTATTAATTCAAGCAGACAGTGTTGAAGCGAGCAACAATTCAAAAGCCGTTTATAAAGGTAATGTTCATATAATTAAAGGCCGACAAGAAATTAAAGCCGATAGCATTACTTTGCATCAACAAGAAAACATCGCGATTGCTGAAGGTAATGTTGATTACTCAAGCATGGAGATGCGAACCACTTCAGATAAAGTAACCACTAACTTATCGACTGAAGATACAACCATGGTAAATACGGCGTATAAAATGTCGTGTCAGCCAATTCGTGGGCAAGCTGGACGCGTATTAAAGACAGGTCAAGAAATTTACGAATTAGAAGACGCCTCTTTTACAACCTGTCCTGCTGATGATAATAGCTGGCGTTTTAAAGCAAGCGCTATTGAGTTAGACCAATCAGATGAATGGGCAACATTCTATAATGCTCGTTTTGAAGTACTTGATGTACCTATTTTCTATTTACCTTACGTAACTGTACCGGTTGGCGATACTCGTAAAACCGGTGTATTGATCCCTAGCATTGGTCTTGATAGTAAAAATGGTTTTGAACTTTCGGTTCCTATTTACTGGAATATTGCACCAAATTACGATGCAACCACGACCATTAACTATATGGAAAGACGTGGTACTCAACTAGAAGCTGAATTCCGATACTTAACTGAGTTAGGTAAAGGTACTGTTGATGTTGAATACTTAAATGAAGATGCCAAATTCAAAGACAAAGGTTCTCGTTGGGGTGTTAGCTGGGATCATTCTGGTATTTATCAACAACACTGGAAATTTGATGTTGAGTATTCAAAAGTAAGTGATATTGATTACTTCCAAGATCTTAACTCAAATATTGGTACTCGTGACGAAGGTCAACTACAACAATCTGGTGAAGTTTCTTATCGTAGCCAAGATTGGGATATGACCATGCGTGTACGTGATTTCCAAGTACTAGTTGATGATAGCTTCCCGTATCGCTTAATGCCGCAGGTTGAGTTTAACTATTATGCACCACAGTTTTATAAAGAACTCGACTTTACGCTGCACAGCCATGTCAGTAAATTTACAACTGATGACCCAAGTAAACCATCAGCAACACGTGTTCATATGGAACCAAAACTGAGTTTACCTTTAAGCTCAACTTGGTGGTCGCTCACGCCTGAAGCTAGCTTACTTTACACTTATTACTCACAAGAGTTTGATGATAAGTATGCTGCTTTATCTGATCTAGAAGAACAAACAGAAAGAACCATTCCTGAGGTTCGTATTAACGGGGCCATTTACCTCGATAGTACTCATAAGTTCTTAGGTGAGTACTTACAAACCTTAGAACCAAAAGTACAATATCTTTATGTTCCAGAAGTAGATCAAAGTGCCATCTATGGTGGCCGTGGCGAAGGTGGTTATGACAGCAGTAAATTGCAGTTGGATTACTATGGCTTATTTAGAGATCGTCAATACAGTGGTGTCGATTATATTGCTGCAGCAAACCAATTTAGTATTGGTGCAACCTCTCGCTTCTATGATGATTCATATAAAGAGCGAATGAATGTTTCATTTGGACAAATTCTATATTTGAACGGTTCAGGAACTATTAACGATACTAACGATAATAAGAACTCATCTGCATGGGCAATGGAGAGTGATTTTAACTATGATGATTACCTTTTTTATCATGGTGGTATTCAATACGACTCAAATGTAAGTGAACTTCAAGTAGCCAACAGCACGCTTGAATATCGTTTTTCAAAGGGTTATATCCAAGCAAACTATCGTTATGTAAGTAAAAACTACATCGAAAGTAATGTTAGCTTTGAAGATGACCTGAGTCTCATTACGCAGCACGGTATCTATCAAGCCGGTCTTTTAAGCGAATATAATCTAGGGAAAAACTGGGCTCTTAAAGGGCAATATTTCCACGATACAAAAGAAGATCAAATGATTGAAGCGTTAGTAGGCGTAACTTATCTAAGCGATTGTTGGTCATTCGGATTAACTTACAGCGATCAATTAATCGCTCCAAGTAATGATCCTGCGTTACCTATTGGTTCTTATGAGCCAAAATACGAAAGTAACTTAATGCTTTCTATTGCTATTCGTGGCTTAGGTAACAATACGGGAATTACATCCGGCTCTGCAAATAACGCCTTAGACTACGGTCGCCCGTTCTATCTAAATAATTAA
- the djlA gene encoding co-chaperone DjlA produces MQIFGKILGGFFGFLFGGFFGAALGIFIGHQFDKAKRMANSGFTFQTGGASQTQRQAEFFHAAYAVMGHVAKAKGQVTREEIQLASMMMDRMNLSDEQKREAQEAFREGKESDFPLRETLRNIRSITGGRYDLLQFFLELQIAAAIADGDIHPSERDVLHIVAEELGFSAEQLEKRLRMQEAAFRFQQGGGFSGHQSGGSHQQGQWQQASSASQLKDAYNLLGISEDADPKTIKRAHRKLMNEHHPDKLVAKGLPPEMMNMAKEKAQEIQAAYDLIKKEKGIK; encoded by the coding sequence ATGCAAATATTCGGCAAAATATTAGGCGGTTTTTTTGGTTTCCTATTTGGCGGCTTTTTTGGGGCTGCATTAGGGATCTTTATTGGCCATCAGTTTGATAAAGCCAAGCGTATGGCTAATAGTGGATTTACTTTCCAAACTGGCGGTGCATCTCAAACTCAGAGACAAGCTGAGTTCTTCCATGCGGCGTATGCTGTGATGGGGCATGTTGCAAAAGCAAAAGGTCAAGTAACACGTGAAGAGATCCAATTAGCATCAATGATGATGGATCGAATGAACCTTTCTGATGAACAAAAACGAGAAGCACAAGAAGCCTTTCGTGAAGGTAAAGAAAGTGATTTTCCACTACGTGAAACATTAAGAAATATCCGCTCAATTACAGGTGGCCGTTACGATTTATTGCAGTTCTTTTTAGAATTACAAATTGCAGCGGCGATTGCTGATGGTGATATTCATCCTAGTGAGCGTGATGTACTACATATCGTGGCTGAAGAGCTTGGATTTAGTGCAGAACAACTTGAAAAACGTTTGAGAATGCAAGAAGCTGCATTTCGTTTCCAACAAGGTGGTGGATTCTCTGGGCACCAAAGTGGTGGCTCACATCAACAAGGGCAATGGCAACAAGCAAGTTCTGCTAGTCAGTTAAAGGATGCATATAATTTACTTGGTATTAGTGAAGATGCAGATCCTAAAACAATTAAGCGTGCTCACCGTAAATTAATGAATGAGCATCACCCTGATAAGTTGGTAGCAAAAGGTTTACCGCCAGAAATGATGAATATGGCCAAAGAGAAAGCACAAGAAATCCAAGCGGCTTATGATTTAATAAAGAAAGAAAAGGGCATTAAATAG